The following are encoded together in the Deinococcus soli (ex Cha et al. 2016) genome:
- the dnaE gene encoding DNA polymerase III subunit alpha, with protein sequence MTASADSAKPHIHVPDGSCCTPKKFAHLHQHTQYSLLDGAAKLKDLLKWAKEVTPEGQTPALAMTDHGNMHGAVHFYNYATGMGVKPIIGYEAYVVPGEGTRRDRTRAQDGEKGIFHLTLLARDFEGYQNLCRLSSRGYTEGYYYKPRIDHELLQEHHKGVIAFSGCLGSEVQQLLLQGREDDAKKRLLWYRELFGENYFIEIQDHGLPEQKRNNPILRAWAQELGIGMVATNDGHYVKKSDATAHETLLAIQTKATLADENRFKFPCDEFYVKDLEEMQASLPVSEWGEEPFDNTAMIAEMCNVDLPVGKKRVYQMPALPIPEGRTMPEELRVQTYRGTVKRYPAHATEGLLRDYAARTLTALGADAQKVLERAGGCDPQSCDLETLYTLLAFAGSEWEARGKAAGEKYTKYPALELMEAEADSGPLPAYAHEDCRRAAQKDSDTSIALDGEHGEETTRAHHRHALVILRRAEYELSVINNMGFPDYFLIVADYINWAKDQDISVGPGRGSGAGSLVAYAMRITNLDPLEFELLFERFLNPDRISMPDFDIDFNDARRTEVIQYVQDKYGEDKVAQIATFGTMASKACLKDVARVMGLEYAKVDKVSKLIPIKFGKSYSLEQAREAVPDIQQMLNEDAQLKEAYEFAQKLEGLTRHASVHAAGVVIGKTQLTDLVPVMRDTSGAGMVCQYDMKAVEDIGLIKMDFLGLRTLSFLDEAKRILKESGTDFEAKYGTFDDIPFDDARTYELLSRGDTKGVFQLEGAGIADASRRLKPRRLADIIALSALYRPGPMENIPTYVRRHHGIEQVDYVRDGFPNSAQYLQKILAETYGIPVYQEQIMQIASEVAGFSLGGADLLRRAMGKKDAEEMKRQRQIFVEGAEGNGVPKDEGNKLFDLLDAFANYGFNKSHSAAYGVITYQTAWLKANYPVQFMAALLTVERKDSDKVAEYVSDARKMDVHVLPPDINKSAPDFAVVGQDILFGLYAIKGLGEGAVLKILEERERAGAFKSLADFCSRLGNKVCNRKAMESLIKSGAFDQFGDRRQLLESLEESMTWAQGAAALANSGMDALFGAQEVAPEPKLRAGVTPYTDLERLSIEKEALGLYISGHPLEQHEGLREAASCRISDLDTWFQTQNVAPGKRIKAVLAGMIESVVKKPTKSGGMMARFILADESGQTELVAFSRAYDRIQDKLINDTPALVIVELESEDGGLRAIAEEVVSVEQLGEVPKVMYVTIDLEHATPDALGEFQSLLDEHAGSMPTYLRLETPEQFVLYQLDHGMGSSEAIRVLNHTFPWADAYLAYDQQTILGRFAPKPPAWMNKQNGGMRA encoded by the coding sequence ATGACCGCGTCTGCCGATTCCGCGAAGCCTCATATTCACGTTCCGGACGGCTCATGCTGCACCCCGAAGAAGTTCGCGCATCTGCACCAGCACACGCAGTACTCACTGCTGGACGGCGCGGCGAAACTCAAGGACCTGCTCAAGTGGGCCAAGGAGGTCACGCCGGAAGGACAGACCCCGGCGCTGGCCATGACGGACCACGGGAACATGCACGGCGCGGTGCACTTCTACAACTACGCGACCGGGATGGGCGTCAAGCCCATCATCGGGTACGAGGCGTACGTCGTGCCGGGCGAGGGCACCCGCCGCGACCGGACGCGCGCGCAGGACGGCGAGAAGGGCATCTTCCACCTGACGCTGCTCGCCCGTGATTTCGAGGGCTACCAGAACCTCTGCCGCCTGAGCAGTCGCGGGTACACGGAAGGCTACTACTACAAGCCGCGCATCGATCACGAGCTTCTGCAAGAGCACCACAAGGGCGTCATCGCCTTTTCTGGATGCCTGGGCAGCGAGGTGCAGCAGCTGCTCCTGCAGGGCCGCGAGGACGACGCCAAAAAACGCCTGCTGTGGTACCGCGAGCTGTTCGGCGAGAACTACTTCATCGAGATCCAGGACCACGGGCTGCCCGAGCAGAAGCGCAACAATCCCATCCTGCGGGCCTGGGCGCAGGAACTCGGGATCGGGATGGTCGCCACGAACGACGGGCACTACGTCAAGAAGAGCGACGCCACCGCGCACGAGACGCTGCTGGCCATCCAGACGAAGGCGACCCTGGCGGACGAGAACCGCTTCAAGTTCCCCTGCGACGAGTTCTACGTGAAGGACCTCGAGGAGATGCAGGCGTCCCTGCCGGTCAGCGAGTGGGGCGAGGAACCCTTCGACAACACCGCGATGATCGCCGAGATGTGCAACGTGGACCTGCCGGTGGGCAAGAAGCGCGTGTACCAGATGCCCGCCCTGCCCATCCCCGAGGGCCGCACCATGCCCGAGGAACTGCGCGTGCAGACGTACCGCGGGACCGTGAAACGCTACCCGGCACACGCCACGGAAGGTCTGCTGCGCGACTACGCGGCCCGCACCCTGACCGCGCTGGGCGCCGACGCGCAGAAGGTCCTGGAGCGCGCGGGCGGCTGCGACCCGCAGAGCTGCGACCTGGAGACGCTGTACACCCTGCTGGCCTTCGCGGGCAGCGAGTGGGAGGCGCGCGGCAAGGCGGCGGGCGAGAAGTACACCAAGTACCCCGCGCTGGAACTCATGGAGGCCGAGGCGGACTCCGGACCGCTGCCCGCCTACGCGCACGAGGACTGCCGCCGCGCCGCGCAGAAGGACAGCGACACCAGCATCGCCCTGGACGGCGAGCACGGCGAGGAGACCACCCGCGCCCACCACCGCCACGCGCTGGTGATCCTGCGCCGCGCCGAGTACGAACTGTCGGTCATCAACAACATGGGCTTCCCCGACTACTTCCTGATCGTCGCGGACTACATCAACTGGGCCAAGGATCAGGACATCAGCGTGGGGCCGGGGCGTGGGTCGGGCGCAGGCTCGCTCGTGGCGTACGCGATGCGCATCACGAACCTCGACCCCCTGGAATTCGAGCTGCTGTTCGAGCGCTTCCTGAACCCCGACCGCATCTCCATGCCGGACTTCGATATCGACTTCAACGACGCGCGCCGCACGGAAGTCATCCAGTACGTGCAGGACAAGTACGGCGAGGACAAGGTCGCGCAGATCGCCACCTTCGGAACCATGGCGTCCAAGGCCTGCCTGAAGGACGTGGCGCGCGTCATGGGCCTGGAGTACGCCAAGGTCGACAAGGTCAGCAAGCTCATCCCGATCAAGTTCGGCAAGAGCTACAGCCTCGAACAGGCGCGCGAGGCCGTGCCGGACATCCAGCAGATGCTGAACGAGGACGCCCAGCTGAAAGAGGCGTACGAGTTCGCGCAGAAACTCGAGGGCCTCACCCGCCACGCCAGCGTCCACGCCGCCGGGGTCGTCATCGGCAAGACGCAGCTGACCGACCTCGTGCCCGTCATGCGCGACACGTCGGGCGCGGGCATGGTCTGCCAGTACGACATGAAGGCCGTCGAGGACATCGGCCTGATCAAGATGGACTTCCTGGGCCTGCGCACCCTGTCCTTCCTGGACGAAGCCAAACGCATCCTCAAGGAATCCGGCACCGACTTCGAGGCGAAGTACGGCACCTTCGACGACATTCCCTTCGACGACGCCCGCACCTACGAACTCCTCAGCCGCGGGGACACCAAGGGCGTCTTCCAGCTCGAAGGGGCCGGGATCGCCGACGCCTCCCGGCGCCTCAAACCGCGCCGCCTCGCGGACATCATCGCCCTCTCGGCGCTGTACCGCCCGGGCCCGATGGAGAACATCCCCACCTACGTCCGCCGCCACCACGGCATCGAACAGGTGGACTACGTCCGTGACGGCTTCCCGAACAGCGCCCAGTACCTCCAGAAGATCCTCGCCGAAACCTACGGCATCCCCGTGTACCAGGAGCAGATCATGCAGATCGCCTCCGAGGTCGCCGGATTCAGCTTAGGCGGGGCCGACCTGCTGCGCCGCGCGATGGGCAAGAAAGACGCCGAGGAGATGAAACGCCAGCGGCAGATCTTCGTCGAGGGCGCCGAAGGCAACGGCGTCCCCAAGGACGAGGGGAACAAACTGTTCGATCTGCTCGACGCGTTCGCGAACTACGGCTTCAACAAGTCCCACTCCGCCGCGTACGGCGTCATCACGTACCAGACCGCGTGGCTCAAGGCGAACTACCCCGTGCAGTTCATGGCCGCCCTGCTGACCGTCGAACGCAAGGACAGCGACAAGGTCGCCGAGTACGTCAGCGACGCCCGCAAGATGGACGTCCACGTCCTCCCCCCCGACATCAACAAGTCCGCGCCCGACTTCGCGGTCGTCGGGCAGGACATCCTCTTCGGCCTGTACGCTATCAAGGGCCTCGGCGAGGGCGCCGTGCTGAAGATTCTCGAGGAACGCGAACGCGCCGGCGCCTTCAAGAGCCTCGCGGACTTCTGCTCCCGCCTGGGCAACAAGGTCTGCAACCGCAAGGCCATGGAAAGCCTCATCAAGAGCGGGGCCTTCGACCAGTTCGGCGACCGCCGCCAGCTCCTCGAGAGCCTCGAGGAATCCATGACCTGGGCGCAGGGCGCCGCCGCACTCGCCAACAGCGGCATGGACGCCCTGTTCGGCGCGCAGGAAGTCGCCCCCGAACCCAAGCTCAGGGCCGGCGTCACCCCCTACACCGATCTGGAACGCCTCAGCATCGAGAAGGAAGCCCTGGGCCTCTATATCTCCGGCCACCCCCTCGAACAGCACGAAGGTCTGCGCGAAGCCGCCAGCTGCCGCATCAGTGACCTCGACACGTGGTTCCAGACGCAGAACGTCGCCCCCGGCAAACGCATCAAGGCCGTCCTCGCGGGCATGATCGAGAGCGTCGTCAAGAAACCCACCAAATCAGGCGGTATGATGGCCCGCTTCATCCTCGCCGACGAATCCGGCCAGACCGAACTCGTCGCCTTCAGCCGCGCCTACGACCGCATCCAGGACAAGCTGATCAACGACACCCCCGCCCTCGTCATCGTCGAACTCGAATCGGAAGACGGCGGCCTGCGAGCCATCGCCGAGGAAGTCGTCAGCGTCGAACAGCTCGGCGAGGTTCCCAAAGTCATGTACGTCACCATCGACCTGGAACACGCCACCCCCGACGCCCTCGGCGAATTCCAGAGCCTCCTCGACGAACACGCGGGCAGCATGCCCACCTACCTCCGCCTCGAGACCCCCGAACAGTTCGTCCTGTACCAACTCGACCACGGCATGGGCAGCAGCGAGGCCATCCGCGTCCTCAACCACACCTTCCCCTGGGCCGACGCGTACCTCGCCTACGACCAGCAGACCATCCTCGGCCGCTTCGCCCCCAAACCCCCCGCCTGGATGAACAAACAGAACGGCGGCATGCGGGCTTAA
- a CDS encoding PAS domain S-box protein — translation MRPGQLELRVAYVLFALLILESFLVALLVPRPQAFVVILPVLATLGVAAWLAPQLVRLLRGHRELKEAYAQELHFTRQLMESVEHGLTVADEDGRFVFVNRAYARMLGLTPERVLGRTPFEFTVREDHAALRDAREQRLAGTSSTYRTRLRRPDGSLLEVVITGSPRWHAGRIVGNVAAVVPLRELRDADDGA, via the coding sequence ATGAGACCGGGTCAGCTGGAGTTGCGGGTGGCGTACGTGCTGTTCGCTCTGCTGATCCTGGAGTCGTTCCTGGTGGCGCTGCTGGTGCCGCGCCCACAGGCGTTCGTGGTGATCCTGCCGGTTCTGGCGACGCTGGGTGTGGCGGCGTGGCTGGCGCCGCAGCTGGTGCGGCTATTGCGCGGGCACCGCGAGCTGAAAGAAGCCTACGCTCAGGAACTGCACTTTACGCGGCAGCTCATGGAGTCCGTGGAGCACGGCCTGACCGTGGCGGACGAGGACGGGCGGTTCGTGTTCGTGAACCGGGCGTACGCGCGGATGCTGGGCCTGACGCCCGAGCGGGTGCTGGGACGCACGCCGTTCGAGTTCACGGTCCGGGAGGATCACGCGGCGCTGCGTGACGCGCGCGAGCAGCGCCTGGCGGGCACGTCGAGCACGTACCGCACGCGGCTGCGCCGCCCGGACGGGTCGCTGCTGGAGGTCGTGATCACGGGCTCGCCCCGCTGGCACGCGGGGCGGATCGTGGGGAACGTCGCGGCGGTCGTGCCGCTGCGCGAGTTACGGGACGCGGACGACGGGGCGTAG
- the panB gene encoding 3-methyl-2-oxobutanoate hydroxymethyltransferase: protein MKRSIPELQHSAQPLVMVTAYDYPGGKHAQAAGVDLILVGDSLGNVVLGYDSTAPVTLGDMIHHARAVRRGAPDTFMVVDLPFGTYHTGVQDAMRNAVRVIQETGADAIKMEGSSPEILQVVQTLTRNGIPVMGHVGLMPQTATAQGGLRVQGKDDAGARATLDGALALESAGAFSVVLEAIPARLARLISERLTVPTIGIGAGVNCDGQVLVTHDLLGIYEGEEKKIAKRYAELGRAAREAIAAYAADVRAREFPTRDNAFVMKDDVLDKLY from the coding sequence ATGAAACGCAGCATTCCGGAGTTGCAGCACTCCGCGCAGCCGCTGGTCATGGTGACCGCGTACGACTACCCCGGCGGGAAGCATGCGCAGGCCGCCGGCGTGGACCTGATCCTGGTCGGGGACAGCCTGGGGAACGTCGTGCTGGGCTACGACAGCACCGCGCCCGTCACGCTGGGCGACATGATCCACCACGCCCGCGCCGTACGCCGCGGCGCCCCCGACACGTTCATGGTCGTGGACCTGCCCTTCGGCACGTACCACACCGGCGTGCAGGACGCCATGCGCAACGCCGTGCGCGTCATCCAGGAGACCGGCGCGGACGCCATCAAGATGGAAGGCTCAAGCCCCGAGATCCTGCAGGTCGTGCAGACCCTGACCCGCAACGGCATTCCCGTCATGGGCCACGTGGGCCTGATGCCGCAGACCGCCACCGCCCAGGGCGGCCTGCGCGTGCAGGGCAAGGACGACGCGGGCGCCCGCGCCACCCTGGACGGCGCGCTCGCCCTGGAGAGTGCCGGGGCGTTCAGCGTGGTGCTGGAAGCCATCCCCGCGCGGCTGGCGCGCCTGATCAGCGAACGCCTGACCGTCCCCACCATCGGGATCGGCGCCGGGGTGAACTGCGACGGGCAGGTGCTCGTCACGCACGACCTGCTCGGCATCTACGAGGGCGAGGAGAAGAAGATCGCCAAGCGCTACGCCGAACTCGGCCGCGCCGCCCGCGAGGCCATCGCCGCGTACGCCGCCGACGTCCGCGCCCGCGAATTCCCCACCCGCGACAACGCCTTCGTCATGAAAGACGACGTGCTCGACAAACTGTACTGA
- a CDS encoding MFS transporter: MTVPTPSDLTPPAGRDVLAYPEFRAMLVAAVTSTLASRAVALTVAYQMYQITKDPLTLGLLGLVEAIPALSLALLGGVVADRTDRRRILLLTIGAEVLCAALFALYAPHAQTGGIWPLLALIFALGVARGFSDPALPAFQAQVVPRDLLLRASAWRSSAWQAAAIIGPALGGALYAWRGPQAAYAFALGLFLISLGCVLYVKSKGRPAFTPGEPLGQSIKVGLAFVLQRQVLVGSMALDLFSVLFGGAIALLPVFASDILRVGPTGLGLLVAAPSVGALAVMLLATRRPPGQGAGRTLLLAVAGFGVSMIVFGLSHNLALSVVALVAAGVFDGISMIIRSATLQLNTPDHMRGRVNAVSGMFIGASNELGAFESGVAARLLGTARSVWLGGIVTLIVVAATAALAPELRAMNLTDIED; the protein is encoded by the coding sequence GTGACCGTCCCCACCCCGTCTGACCTCACCCCCCCAGCCGGGCGGGACGTGCTGGCCTACCCGGAATTCCGGGCCATGCTCGTCGCCGCCGTCACCAGCACCCTCGCCTCACGCGCTGTCGCCCTGACCGTCGCGTACCAGATGTACCAGATCACGAAGGACCCCCTCACGCTGGGCCTGCTGGGGCTCGTGGAGGCCATTCCCGCCCTGAGCCTCGCGCTGCTGGGCGGCGTCGTGGCTGACCGGACGGATCGCCGCCGCATCCTGCTCCTGACCATCGGCGCGGAGGTACTGTGCGCGGCGCTGTTCGCGCTGTACGCCCCGCACGCGCAGACCGGGGGCATCTGGCCGCTGCTGGCGCTGATCTTCGCGCTGGGCGTCGCGCGCGGGTTCTCCGACCCGGCCCTCCCGGCCTTCCAGGCGCAGGTCGTGCCGCGCGACCTGCTGCTGCGCGCCAGCGCCTGGCGGTCCAGTGCGTGGCAGGCCGCCGCGATCATCGGCCCGGCGCTGGGCGGCGCGCTGTACGCGTGGCGCGGCCCGCAGGCGGCCTACGCCTTCGCGCTGGGGCTGTTCCTGATCTCGCTGGGCTGCGTGCTGTACGTGAAGAGCAAGGGCCGCCCCGCCTTCACGCCCGGCGAGCCGTTGGGGCAGAGCATCAAGGTGGGCCTCGCGTTCGTCCTGCAGCGGCAGGTGCTGGTCGGCAGCATGGCCCTGGACCTGTTCAGCGTGCTGTTCGGCGGGGCCATCGCGCTGCTGCCCGTGTTCGCCAGCGACATCCTGCGCGTCGGCCCCACCGGGCTGGGCCTGCTCGTCGCGGCGCCCAGCGTCGGCGCGCTGGCTGTCATGCTGCTCGCTACCCGCCGCCCCCCAGGGCAGGGCGCGGGCCGCACGCTGCTGCTGGCCGTCGCGGGCTTCGGCGTCAGCATGATCGTCTTCGGCCTGTCCCACAACCTCGCCCTGAGCGTGGTGGCCCTGGTGGCCGCCGGGGTGTTCGACGGGATCAGCATGATCATCCGCAGCGCCACCCTGCAACTGAACACCCCGGACCACATGCGCGGCCGCGTGAATGCCGTGAGCGGCATGTTCATCGGCGCGAGCAACGAACTCGGCGCGTTCGAGAGCGGCGTGGCCGCCCGGCTGCTCGGCACCGCCCGCAGCGTCTGGCTGGGCGGCATCGTCACCCTGATCGTCGTGGCCGCCACCGCCGCACTGGCCCCCGAACTGCGCGCCATGAACCTCACGGACATCGAGGACTGA
- a CDS encoding DUF420 domain-containing protein, whose product MAETINQWAVITIILSGLALCVGVYLIKRGLKEAHMKAMIVASTLATIFLVLYLTRLGLGYEKKYAGPEEWRVAYFVLLISHIILAAANLPLALGALWNAVKGLRAAGNLNNIDLPAARGYFNKHRAWVRWTVPVWLYVAVTGWIIYLVLHSYGEVIKS is encoded by the coding sequence ATGGCGGAAACGATCAACCAGTGGGCGGTCATCACGATCATCCTGAGCGGCCTGGCGCTATGCGTGGGCGTGTACCTCATCAAACGCGGGCTGAAAGAAGCCCACATGAAAGCCATGATCGTCGCCAGCACCCTGGCCACCATCTTCCTCGTGCTGTACCTGACCCGCCTGGGCCTGGGCTATGAGAAGAAATACGCCGGGCCCGAGGAGTGGCGAGTGGCGTACTTCGTGCTGCTGATCAGCCACATCATCCTGGCCGCCGCGAACCTGCCGCTGGCGCTGGGCGCCCTGTGGAACGCCGTCAAGGGTCTCAGGGCCGCCGGGAACCTGAACAACATCGACCTGCCCGCCGCGCGCGGGTACTTCAACAAGCACCGCGCCTGGGTGCGCTGGACGGTCCCGGTGTGGCTGTACGTCGCCGTGACCGGCTGGATCATCTACCTCGTGCTGCACAGCTACGGCGAGGTCATCAAGAGCTGA
- a CDS encoding COX15/CtaA family protein, with translation MSGTLTVPRARAGAWLPRLAWAALIYNVLVILWGAVVRITGAGAGCGDHWPLCNGVVVPQSPTLHTVIEFSHRLTSAASGLLAITLIVLAFRAVPRGHPARLGAVVSFGLILLEGLVGGVQVLLGLTADSTDPARGFVQGIHLANTFLLLAALLLTALWASGAPGLRLRRQGLVGGWSYVGLGLMLVLGMAGAVTALGDLLFLPADGSTPIETVKRDFAVTASVIENLRVVHPMLAVLTSAFLVWLGVFLRRERPGAEVRRWSAVLWGVLAVQMVAGFSNVILKAPGWVQLVHLLLALALWLALVMLVYRALTGLSVQGGRARVEGNV, from the coding sequence ATGAGTGGAACGCTGACAGTTCCGCGCGCCCGCGCGGGCGCGTGGCTCCCCCGGCTGGCCTGGGCGGCGCTGATCTATAACGTGCTGGTGATCCTGTGGGGCGCGGTGGTGCGCATCACGGGGGCCGGGGCAGGGTGCGGCGATCACTGGCCACTGTGCAACGGCGTGGTGGTGCCGCAGAGTCCCACGCTGCATACCGTGATCGAGTTCAGTCACCGCCTGACCAGCGCCGCGAGCGGCCTGCTGGCGATCACGCTGATCGTGCTGGCGTTCCGGGCGGTGCCCCGGGGCCACCCGGCGCGGCTGGGCGCGGTGGTGTCGTTCGGGCTGATCCTGCTTGAGGGTCTGGTGGGGGGCGTGCAGGTGCTGCTGGGCCTCACGGCGGACAGTACCGATCCGGCGCGCGGGTTCGTGCAGGGCATTCACCTCGCGAACACGTTCCTGCTGCTGGCGGCGCTGCTGCTCACGGCGCTGTGGGCCAGTGGCGCGCCGGGGCTGCGGCTGCGCCGTCAGGGGCTGGTGGGCGGCTGGAGTTACGTGGGCCTGGGGCTGATGCTCGTGCTGGGTATGGCGGGCGCGGTGACGGCGCTGGGGGACCTGCTGTTCCTGCCGGCCGACGGCAGCACGCCGATCGAGACGGTCAAACGGGACTTCGCGGTGACGGCCTCGGTCATCGAGAACCTGCGGGTGGTGCACCCGATGCTGGCGGTCCTGACCAGCGCCTTCCTGGTGTGGCTGGGCGTGTTCCTGCGCCGCGAGCGCCCAGGGGCCGAGGTGCGGCGCTGGAGCGCCGTGCTGTGGGGCGTGCTGGCCGTGCAGATGGTCGCGGGTTTCTCGAATGTGATCCTGAAAGCGCCGGGCTGGGTGCAGCTCGTGCACCTGCTGCTGGCGCTGGCGCTGTGGCTGGCGCTGGTCATGCTGGTGTACCGGGCCCTGACGGGACTGTCCGTCCAGGGCGGGCGCGCTAGGGTGGAGGGGAACGTATGA
- a CDS encoding heme o synthase, which yields MTTSEPIPAETAPARATWRDYLSLTKPKVISLLLWTTITAMFMAERGVPDLWLLVVVSLAGYMSAGSAGVFNMIIDRDIDLKMARTAQRPTTSGLISTRDAAAFGGALQILSFAMLWVWATPLAAWMSLAGFLTYVVVYTQLLKRNTWHNIVLGGAAGCFPPLVGWAAVTGDLNLFAWFLFAIIFFWTPVHFWALALMIKEEYREVGIPMLPVVHGDKLTVAQIGLYAIYTVVLSVMPVFFREVGAIYFVAAAGLGAWLLVLSWRLYRHVMAGKPVERKVAVPLYLYSMLYLALLFVAAAADRMLLPAA from the coding sequence ATGACGACTTCCGAGCCCATCCCCGCCGAGACCGCGCCCGCCCGGGCGACGTGGCGGGATTACCTGTCGCTGACCAAACCGAAGGTCATCAGCCTGCTGCTCTGGACGACCATCACGGCGATGTTCATGGCCGAGCGGGGCGTCCCGGATCTGTGGCTGCTGGTCGTCGTGAGTCTCGCGGGGTACATGTCCGCGGGGTCGGCGGGCGTGTTCAACATGATCATCGACCGCGACATCGACCTGAAGATGGCGCGGACCGCCCAGCGGCCCACCACGAGTGGCCTGATCAGCACGCGCGACGCCGCCGCGTTCGGCGGAGCGCTGCAGATCCTGTCGTTCGCCATGCTGTGGGTGTGGGCGACGCCGCTGGCCGCCTGGATGAGTCTGGCGGGCTTCCTGACGTACGTGGTGGTCTACACGCAGCTGCTCAAACGCAACACCTGGCACAACATCGTGCTGGGGGGGGCCGCCGGGTGCTTCCCGCCGCTGGTGGGCTGGGCGGCCGTGACGGGGGACCTGAACCTGTTCGCGTGGTTCCTGTTCGCGATCATCTTCTTCTGGACGCCCGTACATTTCTGGGCGCTGGCGTTGATGATCAAGGAGGAGTACCGCGAGGTCGGGATTCCCATGCTGCCCGTCGTGCACGGCGACAAGCTGACGGTCGCGCAGATCGGCCTGTACGCCATCTACACGGTGGTGCTGTCGGTCATGCCGGTGTTCTTCCGCGAGGTCGGGGCGATCTACTTCGTGGCGGCGGCCGGGCTGGGCGCGTGGCTGCTGGTGCTGTCCTGGCGCCTGTACCGGCACGTGATGGCCGGGAAGCCCGTCGAGCGGAAGGTGGCGGTGCCGCTGTACCTGTACTCGATGCTGTACCTGGCGCTGCTGTTCGTGGCCGCTGCCGCTGACCGCATGCTGCTGCCGGCCGCCTGA
- the coxB gene encoding cytochrome c oxidase subunit II: MTQSLSIGDMASAYNREIWWMSIWAIALSIIIFIGVSYALFYTVQKFREDRHDAPPAQFHGNNKLETILVAVPVVIVILLSVLTVKSMAVLNPTPNQATKIDVLAKQFWWNFAYPEVTSDAGGVVTNGNEMIMPTKEAVALTITSGDVIHGFWAPNIGGQRAAMPSVKKTWQVDNDRAGVYQGNCSQLCGASHANMRYKVIALDQDRYNTTLAAMKAYRAPEPAPGSAEARGYTLFMQGKASTGATSCAACHRVQGTPAAGVQGPDLSFFGTRRTLGAGMWEAMTDAQWTDAKAAEELHAWIKHSPLVKPGSLMPTYDGSEYMVKGKMVKGGTLTDAEIDDIAAYLRSLKLPEEADYWKGTPVQGAPNGGTQ, translated from the coding sequence GTGACGCAGTCCCTGAGCATCGGGGACATGGCGTCGGCCTACAACCGGGAAATCTGGTGGATGAGCATCTGGGCGATTGCTCTGTCCATCATCATCTTTATCGGCGTGTCCTACGCGCTGTTCTACACGGTGCAGAAGTTCCGTGAAGACAGGCACGACGCCCCGCCCGCCCAGTTCCACGGGAACAACAAGCTCGAGACCATCCTGGTGGCCGTGCCTGTGGTGATCGTGATCCTGCTGAGCGTCCTGACCGTCAAGAGCATGGCGGTCCTGAACCCCACGCCCAACCAGGCGACCAAGATCGACGTGCTCGCCAAGCAGTTCTGGTGGAACTTCGCGTACCCCGAGGTCACCAGTGACGCGGGTGGCGTGGTCACGAACGGCAACGAGATGATCATGCCGACCAAGGAAGCCGTGGCGCTGACCATCACCAGTGGCGACGTCATTCACGGCTTCTGGGCGCCGAACATCGGCGGTCAGCGCGCCGCGATGCCCAGCGTGAAGAAGACCTGGCAGGTCGACAACGACCGCGCCGGGGTGTACCAGGGCAACTGCTCGCAGCTGTGCGGGGCCAGCCACGCCAACATGCGCTACAAGGTCATCGCGCTGGATCAGGACCGCTACAACACCACGCTGGCCGCCATGAAGGCCTACCGCGCCCCCGAGCCCGCTCCCGGCAGCGCCGAGGCCCGCGGGTACACCCTGTTCATGCAGGGCAAGGCCAGCACGGGCGCGACCTCCTGCGCCGCCTGCCACCGCGTGCAGGGCACCCCTGCGGCGGGCGTGCAGGGCCCTGACCTGAGCTTCTTCGGCACGCGCCGCACGCTGGGCGCGGGCATGTGGGAAGCCATGACCGACGCGCAGTGGACCGACGCCAAGGCCGCCGAGGAACTGCACGCCTGGATCAAGCACAGTCCGCTGGTCAAGCCCGGTAGCCTGATGCCCACCTATGACGGCAGCGAGTACATGGTCAAGGGCAAGATGGTCAAGGGCGGCACGCTGACCGACGCCGAGATCGACGACATCGCCGCGTACCTGCGCAGCCTCAAGCTGC